The following proteins are co-located in the Paenibacillus sp. JNUCC32 genome:
- a CDS encoding acetyl-CoA C-acyltransferase has protein sequence MREAVIVSLARTPVGKAKKGSFAQTRVEDLGKAVLEAVIERAPGLKKEDVEDIILGCAMPEGEQGLNVARIISLYAGYPVTVPALTVNRFCSSGLQAIAFAAERIMLGHAEVIVAGGVESMSHVPMTGFKPAPHPTIVEEMSEVYIGMGHTAEEVARRFGITREAQDAFAASSHRKAAAAISEGKFRDEIVPVNVTLAAADEQGKVRSKTLAIDTDEGVRPDTTPDVLARLKPAFALGGSVTAGNASQTSDGAAAVAVMSREKAEELGLTPLATFKSFALAGVEPEIMGVGPVEAIPKALRMAGIELDQVDVFEINEAFASQCLHIIRALGIDESKVNVNGGAIALGHPLGCTGAKLTVSLVSELARRGGGYGVVSMCIGGGMGAAGVFEVHAAGA, from the coding sequence ATGAGAGAAGCAGTCATAGTATCCCTTGCTCGCACCCCGGTGGGGAAGGCGAAGAAGGGCAGTTTTGCCCAGACGCGCGTAGAGGATCTCGGCAAAGCCGTACTGGAAGCCGTCATTGAGCGTGCGCCGGGCCTGAAAAAGGAGGACGTCGAGGACATTATCCTCGGCTGCGCGATGCCGGAAGGCGAGCAGGGCCTTAACGTTGCGCGGATTATTTCCTTGTATGCGGGTTATCCGGTCACGGTGCCGGCCTTGACCGTCAATCGCTTCTGTTCGTCCGGACTTCAGGCGATCGCTTTTGCTGCGGAACGCATTATGCTCGGCCATGCCGAGGTCATCGTCGCCGGCGGCGTCGAGAGCATGAGCCATGTGCCGATGACCGGCTTCAAGCCGGCACCGCATCCGACGATCGTCGAAGAGATGTCGGAGGTTTACATCGGCATGGGCCATACGGCGGAGGAGGTAGCACGCCGCTTCGGCATCACCCGCGAGGCGCAGGATGCCTTCGCGGCCAGCAGCCACCGCAAGGCCGCAGCCGCTATCTCCGAAGGCAAGTTCCGGGACGAGATCGTACCGGTGAACGTAACGCTGGCTGCTGCCGATGAGCAGGGCAAAGTGCGCAGCAAAACCTTAGCCATCGATACGGATGAAGGAGTTCGGCCGGACACAACACCGGATGTGCTGGCCAGACTGAAGCCGGCCTTTGCCCTCGGCGGCTCGGTTACCGCGGGCAACGCGTCGCAGACGAGCGACGGCGCGGCGGCGGTAGCCGTCATGAGCCGCGAGAAAGCCGAGGAGCTGGGCCTTACCCCGCTGGCTACCTTCAAATCGTTTGCTCTGGCCGGCGTGGAGCCGGAGATTATGGGCGTCGGCCCCGTCGAAGCGATCCCGAAGGCGCTGCGCATGGCGGGCATCGAGCTGGATCAGGTGGATGTGTTCGAGATTAACGAAGCGTTCGCTTCGCAATGCCTCCACATCATCCGCGCGCTGGGGATCGACGAGAGCAAGGTCAACGTCAACGGCGGCGCCATTGCACTCGGCCATCCGCTCGGCTGCACCGGCGCCAAGCTGACCGTCAGCCTCGTCTCCGAGCTCGCCCGCCGCGGCGGCGGCTACGGCGTCGTGAGCATGTGCATCGGTGGCGGAATGGGCGCAGCGGGAGTGTTCGAGGTGCACGCCGCTGGGGCGTAA